DNA sequence from the Candidatus Schekmanbacteria bacterium RIFCSPLOWO2_02_FULL_38_14 genome:
AAATCTTACAATTTAAAGTTAGATGACTGAACTCTTCATGGAGTTGACATCTTGCTCAATAGTTATCAGCTTGTCTTTTCCCAAATATGCTTTTCCCTGCCGGTTTCAGGGTGGATGTAGAGGTAAATAATTTTTTCTGGCTCAATTTTTAGCAGGCAGAAAGCCTTTAAATATTTCTGAGTCGCTTCTTCCTCAGTTCCTTTCTGGATTATCCCCTGCTTAATCCTGTCTTTAACCATATTGGAAAGGGTGTCATACATTCCCCATTTTTTCATCTTGCTCACATACTCATCAGGGTTGTTTGCCATGCTTACTATGGAAGCCTTTCCAAAATATTGTATGCTTTTATTAACCACACTATGGTCAACCGGCCTGAAGATGCCAACTGAGACATTGGGATTTTCCTTTATATTAACAATCTTTCCTCCAGGTTCTGCCCCAATCCAGATAGTGATTCCTTCATTGAAGAAATCCACAGGAGTGGCTCTTGGAATATTGTTTCGGCTTGTTGCAAGGACACTGGCAATGCCATGCTTTAAAGCGCATTTTGCATTCATATCTCCCTTTTTAGTGCTTCCTTCATCAAGAAACTGAATTATTTCCTTTTCAAGCTCTTCCCTGCTTTTACCCATAATTGATTTCTCCTTTTCTGCTTTCAGCCTTCTAATTTTAACTTGTAATTTCCTGTGGTCTTGCTACAGGGTTAATGCTTTGTCGTCATTCCCGCCGCCTGTCGGCAGACAGGCGAAAGCGGGAATCCATGGTTCGGCAGGCTCACCATGCTGCATCCTGAGCTTGTCGAAGGACTGGATTCCACATCAAGTGCCTGCCTACCGCAGGCAGGCGGAATGACAAAAATCGGTATATAAATTATATTAGATACCCTGCAGTCTTGCTGCAGGGAAATTCATTCAACCCATTAAATAAAATTACTCAGGATGATGAGCAATTGTCAAGCAGCAAAACTTCTAAACGCCTCATCACTTCTTTTCTACTTTGTTCTTGACCGCAACCCGCCATTTTGTTATTAAAAAAACAGAAAGCCGGGTTCTTTGCTTACAGAGTATTTTTTTCTTATAAGCAGGAGACACGCAGGAAAAATAAATTCTTCAATGGCAGGGATTGCTAATCTGACAGTGGTTCTCTTTGCCCTGATATTCTGGAAAAGAATAATGGCAGAAGAGGCTATGACAAATTGCTATTCACTTAATACCTTTCAAGTTTTCCACTCTGTAATATATGTCTGCTTCAAGGGCTTTTGCAATCTTTGCGCCAAGGCAGGGTTTTACATATTTGGCTTTGAATTCTTTTCCAACGATATTAAAAAGTTCAATACAGCAGCTGCTCGTATGGTTTGTGTCTGCTATTGTATAGGGGATAGTGTTTGTGCCTTCTTTGACTGAAAACCGCCCTTCAAGGAAATTGGAGTGAACCGCTGACCAGACTTCAAAAATCTCTTCTAATGGCTCATCAACCCCAACAACATTTTTAAACCCTTGAGCAAGTTTTTCTGCTGTTTCCTTTGGAAACTCAACCCAGCCTTCAGGTTTTTTTCTGTTAAAGATTTCAGAATTTGCAAGAGCTTTTATTTCTTCTTTTGAAGGATATCCCTGAGGCTGGAAGTCTGATTTTGTAATAGTTGTCTCAAGGTATTTTTCAAATTCAGGAGAAAGTGGTTTTGAAGAGAGGACAAGGAATTTTCCGTTTTTGTCTGATGTATTATACCAAGGCGCAGCGTCGTGTTTGCAGGTAACCTTCCAGACTTCAGGTGCAGAATATCCGATTTCTACCCTGAACAATTCACAGGGTACTCTTTGCGCGCAGTAGATTTCTGTTCCCTCTTTTTTAAACATACTTTTAAGGGCTTCAAGCGCTTCTTTATCCATCCAGTAACAGTATTTCTTGAAAACAGGGTTTTCCATATGCTTCTCCTTTCCTGACTATTACCTGTCAGCATGAGTGTTGATTTATTTAAATCCAAATATTCTCTGATTTTTTACTTCAGGACTGCTTCTGTCAACTGCCAAAGCCTTATTATAATATTTTAATGATTCCTGAAAATTTCCTTTTGCAAGATAAATATCTCTCAATATTATAAGGGCTTTTATATTCTTAGCGTCAAGGTTAATTGCTTTATCAAGTTCTTCTATTGCCAAATCAGCCTTTCCTGTATTGTTGTATATGATTCCAAGAATAAAATATGGACTGCTTAAATAGGGGTTAATTTTAATTGCCTTATTCAACTCAATAACAGCTTTATCATATGCCTTGAGGTTTAGATAGGCATTTCCAAGATTGACGTGAGGGCTTGCATATTCCGGGTTCAGTTCAGATGCTGTTTCAAATTCTTTTATTGCTCCTTTTGAATTTCCGGTTTTTGCATATGCAACTCCAAGGTTGTTATGCACACTGGATTCTGTGGGATTAATTCCAATTGCCTTCTTATAATTTTCTATGGCAGGAATCATATTCCCCGAATCAAAAAAAAGATTCCCAAGGTTTACATAGGAACTCTGTGTTTTTGGGTTAATTTTTTGCGCAAATAAGAATTCATTTCTTGCAAGTTCGGGCTTTCCTGAGGCTTTGTATGCAAGTCCGAGGTTGTTATGGGCTATGTAAGATAGAGGAGACTTCAAAACCTGGTCTTCAAAAAGAGTTATCTCATCCTTCCATACATAATTTCTCTTTGCAGCCTGAACACTGAAGAAAATTATTATAAGAACTATTAGCGACACAGGAATTATTTTTATTCTGCCAATCTTGTCTGAGAAAAAATTATTTGTACCTGATAGAACAATCCCTGCCACAATCGAGAAACCTATTGATGGCAGGTACAGGAAATGCTCTGTTTTTATTATTGATGAAAAGGGAATTATATTTGAAACCGGAAGCAGAGATATAAAAAACCACGAAGTGCCAAAGAAGAATTTTTTGGAAATGTTCTTTGATTTTATAAGTAAAACAAAAATTGCAGTTAAAGTTAAGATTGAAAGCATGGTTTTGAAATCAGCAGGATTAGAAACAGTTTTAACCACATACAAGGAATTGAGAGTTACAGGGAAAAACAGGAGTTTGATGTAATCAGAAATAACAGTTAGGATTGTAAGAATTCTTTCCGGTAGTGAGGCTTTGGTTAATAAGGGATAAAAATTATTTTTCAAGGCAACTGTTCTCAGAGTCAGGTAAAGGATTACTGGAAGCATGAAGAGAAAGTTTTTTCTGATAAAAATTTTTATAGCGGAGATAACAGGGATATTTTCTGATAAAAAAAATATTTCATAGAACAGGATTATCAAAGGAAGAACAATTGCTGTTTCTTTTGAGAAAATGCTGAGAGTGAAGTAAAAAACAGAGAGGAGGGAATTGAAAGAATGAGCTTTTCCTGCGCTTTTCAGACAATTCAAATAGGCATTGAAAGAGAGGAGAAGCAGGAGAGTGCAAAGCACATCGGTTCTGCCGGATATCCATGTAACTGATTCTGTATGCACTGGGTGGACTGCAAAGATGAGGCTTGAGAGAAGAGAAAAATTAAAATCAGAAAAAATTTTAAGAAGTATTAAGAAAATCAAAACTGATGAAAGAGTATGTAAAATTATGTTAGATAAATGATAACCAGCGGGATTTGTGTTCCATAGCTTATAGTCAACCATATATGAAAAGAATATAAGAGGGCGGTAAAAAAGAGGGTTTTCCTTGAACTGTACCGGATTGCCAAATGGTGATAGAAAGAGTTCAGGGAGTTTTTTGAAACTTTTTATATCCGGGTTATTTCTCACTAAATCCGTATCATCCCAAACAAAATCATTGTTTAATGAGTTCAGATAGGGAGTAAATGATAAAGCCGCTATTAAGAAAATTGAATATAGTTTTTTCAAGATGAAGTTTAAATTTTTAAAAATTATAATGCCAGCCAAGCAAAAGTTATTATATAATGTTTTAAAAAACAAGAAAAGAAGGGTAATTTTAATTTCCTCTTGCTTTTTTATTTTGCAAGAGGTAATTTTTCCAAAATTTTGAAAATGCACGTCAAGCGAAATTCCCACATTTAGGATGATTGCATGTATGAATGAGAAGCGAGGAGAATAAATTTTGCCAAAACGAACTGATATAAAGAGAATACTTTTAATAGGTTCAGGCCCAATAGTAATAGGGCAGGCGTGCGAGTTTGACTACTCAGGAACTCAAGCATGCAAGGCATTATTAGAGGAAGGTTTTGAAATAGTGCTTGTCAACAGCAATCCTGCCACAATTATGACAGACCCCGATATGGCTCAGAGAACATATGTTGAGCCATTAACACTGGAGGTTCTTGAAAAGATTATAGCCAGAGAAAAACCAGATGCGCTTCTCCCAACAATCGGAGGCCAAACAGGCTTAAACTTAGCAGTGAAACTTGCGGAAAAAGGGGTGCTTGATAAATATAATGTTGAGCTTATAGGGGCAAAGATTGAAGCAATAAAAAAGGCTGAAGACAGGGAGCTTTTTAAAATTGCAATACAGAATATAGGCCTTAGGATTCCAAAAAGCGGTTGTGTGCAAACAGAAGAAAAGGCTTTTGAGATTGCAAAAGAAATAGGGTTTCCTGTAATAATAAGGCCTTCTTTTACCCTTGGAGGCACAGGTGGAAACATTGCATACAACATGGAAGAATTTCAGGAACATATAAGGTGGGGTCTTGATGCCAGCCCGTATCACCAGATACTCATTGAAGAGTCATTGATTGGATGGAAAGAATACGAGCTTGAGGTGATGAGAGACTCAAAGGACAATGTTGTTATTATCTGCTCCATTGAAAACTTTGACCCTATGGGAGTTCATACAGGTGACAGCATTACAGTTGCGCCTGCCCAGACCCTTACAGATAAGGAATACCAGATTATGAGGGATGGGGCAATCAAGATAATAAGGGAGATAGGGGTTGATACAGGAGGTTCAAATATTCAGTTTGCAGTGAATCCAAGAAACGGGGAAATGATGGTGATTGAAATGAATCCCAGAGTGTCCCGTTCATCAGCCCTTGCATCAAAAGCCACAGGATTTCCAATTGCAAAAATTGCAGCAAAGCTGGCTGTTGGATTTACCCTTGATGAGATTCCGAACGACATAACAAAAGTCACTCCTTCATCCTTTGAACCAACAATAGATTACTGTGTTGTAAAATTCCCAAGGTTTACATTTGAGAAGTTTCCAACAGCAGATGCAACGCTTACAACTCAGATGAAATCAGTTGGTGAAGCAATGGCTATAGGAAGGAATTTTAAGGAGGCATTGCAAAAGGCAATCCGTTCTTTGGAAATAAATATGTGGAGCGTAAGCCTGAAGGAAGATGCGTCTGTGAGCGCATCAGATGAAACGGTAAGGGATAAATTAAAAACACCGAACTGGGAGAGGGTTTGGTACATAGGGGAAGCTCTGAGGAGGGGGTTTAAGACTGAGGAGATATACGAGCTTTCAAAAATAGACCCATGGTTTATTAACAATATAAAAGAGATAGTGGAATTTGATAAAGAGATTAAAAGTAAAAGCGAGAATTTTTTCAGTAAAAAGAATAAGGAATTATCTTCTTTTCTGCGAAAGGCAAAGGAGAATGGATTTTCAGATAAATACATATCTCAGATAATGCATGTTGATGAGGCTACATTCAGGAGTTTGAGAAAAAGTTTAAATATTAATCCAGTTTTTAAAAGGGTTGATACCTGCGGTGCAGAATTTGAAGCCCATACGCCATATCTTTACTCAACCTATGAAAACGAGTGCGAATCACTCCCTACAAAAAAGAAAAAAATTGCAATTCTTGGAGGAGGACCAAACCGCGTAGGACAGGGTATTGAATTTGATTACTGCTGTGTCCATGGTGCTTTTGCCCTTAAGGAAGACGGCTTTGAAACCATAATGATAAACTGCAATCCTGAAACAGTAAGCACTGACTATGATACCTCTGACCGCCTCTATTTTGAGCCACTCACGCTTGAAGAGGTGATGAACATCATTGATATTGAGAATCCCGACGGAGTTATTGTTCAGTTTGGAGGACAGACACCTTTAAAGCTGGCTGTTCCTCTTGAAAAAATGGGGGTTAAAATAATTGGAACCTCCCCTAGAGACATTGACATTGCTGAAGACAGGGAAAAATTTAAGGTGCTCCTTGAAAAACTGAAACTTAGTCAGCCATCTAACGGGACAGTAACTGATTTGGATGGGGCGCTCCGGGTAGCCAAGAGAATAAGTTATCCTGTGGTTGTAAGACCTTCCTATGTGCTTGGAGGCAGGGCAATGGAGATTGTCTATGATGATGACAGCCTTAAAAACTATATGCGCAATGCAATCAAGGAATCTCCTGACCACCCTATTCTGATTGACAAGTTTCTTGATGATGCAATTGAAATTGATGTGGATGCTATTTCAGATGGTGAAATATGTGTCATAGGCGGGGTTATGGAACACATTGAGGAGGCAGGGGTGCATTCAGGAGACAGCGCCTGTTCAATACCTCCGTATTCATTAAAAAAAGAGATAATTGAAGAAGTCAAGCGCCAGACAAAGGCTATTGCCTTTGAACTGAAGGTAATAGGTCTGATAAACATTCAGTTTGCTGTTAAGAAAGATGAAATTTATATACTTGAAGTAAATCCAAGGGCTTCAAGAACAATTCCGTTTGTAAGCAAGGCAATAGGGATACCTCTGGCAAAGCTTGCAGCAAGGGTTATGTCTGGGAAAAAACTTAAAGAATTAGGCTTTACAAAAGAAAAGGATATTACACACATAGCAG
Encoded proteins:
- a CDS encoding carbamoyl phosphate synthase large subunit codes for the protein MPKRTDIKRILLIGSGPIVIGQACEFDYSGTQACKALLEEGFEIVLVNSNPATIMTDPDMAQRTYVEPLTLEVLEKIIAREKPDALLPTIGGQTGLNLAVKLAEKGVLDKYNVELIGAKIEAIKKAEDRELFKIAIQNIGLRIPKSGCVQTEEKAFEIAKEIGFPVIIRPSFTLGGTGGNIAYNMEEFQEHIRWGLDASPYHQILIEESLIGWKEYELEVMRDSKDNVVIICSIENFDPMGVHTGDSITVAPAQTLTDKEYQIMRDGAIKIIREIGVDTGGSNIQFAVNPRNGEMMVIEMNPRVSRSSALASKATGFPIAKIAAKLAVGFTLDEIPNDITKVTPSSFEPTIDYCVVKFPRFTFEKFPTADATLTTQMKSVGEAMAIGRNFKEALQKAIRSLEINMWSVSLKEDASVSASDETVRDKLKTPNWERVWYIGEALRRGFKTEEIYELSKIDPWFINNIKEIVEFDKEIKSKSENFFSKKNKELSSFLRKAKENGFSDKYISQIMHVDEATFRSLRKSLNINPVFKRVDTCGAEFEAHTPYLYSTYENECESLPTKKKKIAILGGGPNRVGQGIEFDYCCVHGAFALKEDGFETIMINCNPETVSTDYDTSDRLYFEPLTLEEVMNIIDIENPDGVIVQFGGQTPLKLAVPLEKMGVKIIGTSPRDIDIAEDREKFKVLLEKLKLSQPSNGTVTDLDGALRVAKRISYPVVVRPSYVLGGRAMEIVYDDDSLKNYMRNAIKESPDHPILIDKFLDDAIEIDVDAISDGEICVIGGVMEHIEEAGVHSGDSACSIPPYSLKKEIIEEVKRQTKAIAFELKVIGLINIQFAVKKDEIYILEVNPRASRTIPFVSKAIGIPLAKLAARVMSGKKLKELGFTKEKDITHIAVKEAVFPFIKFPGVDTILGPEMKSTGEVMGIDYSFGKAYAKAQIAAGSTLPVSGTAFISVKDKDKPAVMPIAKKLAEMGFNLVATEGTKNALEKSGIPVRYVKKVKEGRPHIVDLLKNGEIDLVINTTLGKQSAEDSYSLRRTTLVNNIPYCTTVSGAFAAVTGIEELRRGSLDVMPLQEYYKK